The proteins below come from a single Rhizobium tropici CIAT 899 genomic window:
- a CDS encoding helix-turn-helix domain-containing protein yields MSAKVPNPIDAYVGSRVRTRRLMLGMSQERLAEQIGVTFQQVQKYEKGTNRIGASRLQAIAGVLAVPVAFFFQQDNSQPLNTDGLGAINGLEDLSDFLTSKEGLSLNKAFMKINDPSIRQSVLTLIKSLANASDVLPNHIPHAADASVGLRN; encoded by the coding sequence GTGAGTGCAAAAGTACCGAATCCGATCGATGCCTATGTTGGCTCTCGCGTGCGCACGCGCCGTCTCATGCTTGGCATGAGTCAGGAGCGGCTTGCCGAACAGATCGGCGTGACGTTTCAGCAGGTGCAGAAATACGAAAAGGGCACCAATCGCATCGGCGCCAGCCGGCTGCAGGCGATTGCCGGCGTGCTGGCGGTACCGGTTGCCTTCTTCTTCCAGCAGGATAATTCGCAGCCGCTGAACACCGATGGCCTCGGCGCGATCAATGGTCTGGAAGATCTGTCGGACTTCCTGACATCGAAAGAGGGCCTCAGCCTCAACAAGGCGTTCATGAAGATCAATGATCCCAGCATTCGCCAGTCCGTGCTGACGCTGATCAAGTCATTGGCAAATGCTTCCGACGTTCTGCCAAATCATATTCCGCATGCAGCGGACGCGTCGGTCGGCCTGCGCAACTAA
- a CDS encoding TetR/AcrR family transcriptional regulator translates to MLTKERTAKADQAATRRPRGRPKTVSDDERRAEIVREARAIFYELGYAGTTMDLVATRCRISKQTLYRLFPSKTDLFVAIIVEHRASMLALPRPEDENLPFDKALEQIFMIDIDEDQERERDAFIHLAISESQQSPEIAMLLHTYGGKQSQLMLADWLLEQQRRGVIEIADAASGARMLMSMIFDAMISRPGRPKDWTDREMRLRHLRHCIAIFTAGVRPRKDGC, encoded by the coding sequence GTGCTGACAAAGGAACGAACAGCCAAGGCCGACCAGGCTGCCACGCGCCGTCCGCGCGGTCGTCCGAAAACCGTGAGCGACGATGAGCGCCGCGCTGAGATCGTCAGAGAGGCGCGAGCAATCTTCTATGAACTCGGATATGCCGGTACAACCATGGATTTGGTTGCCACGCGATGCCGGATTTCGAAGCAGACCCTCTATAGGCTGTTTCCGAGCAAGACCGATCTGTTTGTGGCCATCATCGTCGAGCATCGCGCATCCATGCTGGCCCTGCCGCGGCCAGAGGATGAGAACCTGCCGTTCGACAAGGCGCTTGAGCAGATATTCATGATCGATATCGATGAAGATCAGGAACGTGAACGGGACGCTTTTATTCATCTCGCCATCAGTGAATCGCAACAATCTCCGGAGATCGCGATGTTGCTGCACACATACGGCGGCAAGCAATCGCAGCTGATGTTAGCGGATTGGCTTCTCGAGCAGCAGCGGCGTGGCGTGATCGAGATTGCCGATGCGGCAAGCGGCGCTCGCATGCTGATGAGCATGATCTTCGATGCGATGATCTCGAGGCCGGGCCGTCCGAAGGATTGGACGGACCGCGAAATGCGGCTGCGCCATCTGCGTCATTGCATCGCAATCTTTACTGCCGGCGTCCGGCCGCGCAAGGACGGCTGCTAA
- a CDS encoding efflux RND transporter permease subunit: protein MSRFFIDRPIFAWVIAIVIMLAGALSIFQLSISQYPQIAPTTVSISATYSGADAATVENSVTKVIEQGMTGIDNLDYMTSTSTSTGQASISLTFTNKADPDVAQMQVQNKLQLVTAQLPQTVQSTGIVVSKSTSNFLMVVGFVSTDGKLNSNDLADYVDSTLNDTLKRIEGVGNTQIFGSGYAMRIWVDPDKLAKYQLMTSDVVSAIQAQNSQVSAGQLGALPQRKGQELNATVTAKSRLQTPEQFNNIILKSQPNGSLVRLNDVASVELGAKSYTTSSTYNGHPSAGLAVMLASGANAINTAEAVRTTINNLSQTLPPNVEIVYPYDTTPFVKLSIEDVVKTLFEAIVLVFIVMFVFLQNIRATLIPTLAVPVVLLGTFGVLALFGYSINTLTMFGMVLAIGLLVDDAIVVVENVERVMEEEGLSPREATIKSMQEITGALIGIATVLSAVFIPMAFFSGSVGVIYRQFSVTIVSAMVLSVIVALILTPALCATILRKPKHGARERGLFGWFNRNFERATHRYQRGVHGMIRLSIVFLLVFVLIGGAVAALFNRLPSSFLPDEDQGILLTAIQLPPGATDSRTKAVLDQVRNYYLNTEKDYVEGAFAVAGFGFSGQGQNVGLVFVRLKDFDLRKTPQSKAQAIARRAMGAFSKIKDGNVFALAPPAIPGFGSSSGFDFFIKDINGAGHAALIAARNQLLGAAAKNPKLAGTRPNGQEDTPQFSLNIDEEKASALNISLADIDSILSTAWGGTYVNDFIDRGRVKPVYVQANKDFRMQPEDFGRWYVRNSSGDMVPFSAFSNGEWNYGSPRLERYNGSSAVEIQGAAAPGVSSGDAMNEIDKIMATLPPGFSHEWTSLSAQEKLSGNQATQLYAISILVVFLALAALYESWSIPLAVMLSVPIGIFGALLAATLFGQSNDVYFKVGLLTTIGLAAKNAILIVEFAIEQQNQGKNLIDATLEASRQRLRPILMTSLAFILGVMPLAIANGAGSGSQNSIGIGVMGGMISATVLGIFFIPLLFVAVRRVFKGNVRSTAAPESANPDVAH from the coding sequence ATGTCTCGTTTTTTCATCGACAGGCCGATCTTTGCCTGGGTGATCGCCATCGTCATCATGCTGGCGGGCGCACTTTCGATCTTCCAGCTGTCGATTTCGCAATATCCGCAAATCGCGCCGACGACGGTCAGCATCAGCGCCACCTATTCCGGGGCTGACGCGGCGACCGTTGAAAACTCGGTGACCAAGGTCATCGAGCAGGGCATGACGGGTATCGACAACCTCGACTACATGACCTCGACCTCGACCTCGACGGGCCAGGCATCGATTTCGTTGACCTTCACCAACAAGGCCGATCCCGACGTCGCGCAGATGCAGGTGCAGAACAAGCTGCAGCTCGTCACCGCACAGCTGCCGCAGACGGTGCAATCCACGGGTATCGTGGTTTCCAAGTCGACGTCGAACTTTCTAATGGTCGTGGGCTTCGTATCGACCGACGGCAAGCTCAACTCGAACGACCTTGCCGACTACGTCGACAGCACCCTCAACGACACGCTGAAGCGCATCGAAGGCGTGGGCAACACGCAGATCTTCGGTTCCGGCTACGCCATGCGCATCTGGGTCGATCCGGACAAGCTCGCCAAATACCAGCTGATGACGTCGGATGTCGTCTCTGCCATCCAGGCCCAGAACTCGCAGGTGTCGGCCGGCCAGCTCGGTGCATTGCCGCAGCGCAAGGGCCAGGAGCTCAATGCGACCGTCACGGCCAAGAGCCGTCTGCAGACGCCCGAGCAGTTCAACAACATCATCCTCAAGAGCCAGCCGAACGGTTCGCTGGTTCGCCTGAATGACGTCGCCTCGGTCGAACTCGGCGCCAAGAGCTATACGACGTCGAGTACCTATAACGGTCACCCCTCTGCCGGTCTTGCGGTTATGCTGGCCTCGGGCGCCAACGCCATCAATACGGCGGAAGCGGTCCGCACGACTATCAACAATCTCAGCCAGACGCTGCCGCCGAACGTGGAGATCGTCTATCCCTACGATACGACGCCCTTCGTGAAGCTATCGATCGAGGACGTGGTCAAGACGCTCTTCGAAGCCATCGTGCTCGTCTTCATCGTCATGTTCGTCTTCCTGCAGAACATCCGCGCCACGCTTATCCCGACGCTCGCCGTCCCCGTCGTGCTTCTCGGCACCTTCGGCGTGCTGGCGCTGTTCGGATACTCGATCAATACATTGACCATGTTCGGCATGGTGCTCGCCATCGGCCTGCTTGTGGACGATGCCATCGTCGTCGTCGAGAATGTCGAGCGCGTGATGGAGGAAGAGGGACTGTCGCCGCGCGAAGCGACGATCAAGTCGATGCAGGAAATCACCGGCGCGCTGATCGGTATCGCCACCGTGCTTTCGGCCGTGTTCATCCCGATGGCCTTCTTCTCGGGCTCGGTGGGTGTCATCTACCGGCAGTTCTCGGTGACGATCGTCTCGGCGATGGTGCTGTCCGTCATCGTTGCTCTCATCCTGACGCCCGCCCTTTGCGCCACCATTTTGAGAAAGCCCAAGCATGGCGCCAGAGAGCGCGGTCTGTTTGGCTGGTTCAATCGCAACTTCGAGCGGGCGACGCATCGCTATCAGCGCGGCGTACACGGCATGATCCGCCTCAGCATTGTCTTCCTGCTGGTATTCGTCCTCATCGGCGGCGCCGTTGCTGCTCTGTTCAACCGCCTGCCGAGCTCCTTCCTGCCTGATGAAGACCAGGGCATCCTGCTGACCGCCATTCAGCTGCCGCCGGGCGCCACGGATTCACGCACCAAGGCCGTGCTCGACCAGGTGAGGAACTATTATCTCAACACCGAGAAGGACTATGTCGAAGGCGCATTCGCCGTCGCCGGCTTCGGCTTCAGCGGTCAGGGCCAGAACGTCGGCCTCGTCTTCGTGAGGCTGAAGGACTTCGACCTGCGCAAGACGCCGCAATCCAAGGCGCAAGCGATCGCACGTCGCGCCATGGGCGCTTTCTCGAAGATCAAGGACGGCAACGTCTTTGCGCTGGCGCCGCCGGCCATCCCCGGCTTCGGCAGCTCGAGCGGCTTCGACTTCTTCATCAAGGACATCAACGGGGCCGGTCACGCAGCACTGATCGCTGCCCGTAACCAGTTGCTCGGGGCTGCCGCCAAGAATCCGAAGCTCGCTGGCACCCGTCCGAACGGCCAGGAAGATACGCCGCAATTCTCCTTGAACATCGACGAGGAAAAAGCGAGCGCTCTGAATATCAGCCTGGCCGATATCGACTCGATCCTATCGACCGCCTGGGGCGGCACCTATGTTAACGACTTCATCGACCGTGGTCGTGTGAAGCCCGTCTATGTTCAGGCCAACAAGGATTTCCGCATGCAGCCCGAGGATTTCGGTCGCTGGTACGTGCGCAATTCCAGTGGCGACATGGTGCCCTTCTCGGCCTTCTCGAACGGCGAATGGAATTACGGTTCGCCGCGCCTGGAGCGCTATAACGGCTCCTCCGCCGTCGAAATCCAGGGCGCGGCCGCGCCGGGCGTCTCCTCAGGCGACGCTATGAACGAGATCGACAAGATCATGGCGACCCTGCCGCCGGGCTTCAGCCACGAATGGACGAGCCTCTCGGCCCAGGAAAAGCTCTCGGGCAACCAGGCGACCCAGCTCTACGCCATCTCCATCCTGGTGGTGTTCCTGGCACTCGCCGCCCTCTATGAGAGCTGGTCGATCCCCCTCGCCGTCATGCTGTCGGTGCCGATCGGCATCTTCGGCGCGCTCTTGGCTGCAACCCTGTTTGGCCAGTCGAACGACGTCTACTTCAAGGTCGGCCTTTTGACGACCATAGGTCTGGCGGCGAAGAACGCCATCCTGATCGTCGAATTCGCCATCGAGCAGCAGAACCAGGGCAAGAACCTGATCGACGCCACGCTGGAAGCATCGCGCCAGCGCCTGCGGCCGATCTTGATGACCTCGCTCGCCTTTATCCTTGGCGTCATGCCGCTGGCAATCGCCAACGGGGCCGGCTCCGGCAGCCAGAACTCGATCGGCATCGGTGTCATGGGCGGCATGATCTCGGCAACCGTGCTCGGCATCTTCTTCATCCCGCTGCTCTTCGTCGCCGTCCGCCGTGTCTTCAAGGGCAATGTTCGGTCGACCGCAGCGCCGGAGTCCGCCAACCCTGACGTTGCGCATTAA
- a CDS encoding efflux RND transporter periplasmic adaptor subunit has translation MRKLAPPTSALVYPPTSNRLSAGRSSLTAAGLIAAMLLAGCNQQNSAQNNAPVVKTEVSAMSLHPQSVAITAELPGRTSAYLVAEVRPQVGGIIRSRNFKEGSEVKEGDVLYEIDPSSYQASYDSAAAALQKAQGALPSAQSKVDRYKSLTQQDAVSKQNLDDAISTLAQANADVASAKAALETARINLDYTKMRAPIGGRVDASTVTVGALVTADQTTALTTIRQLDPINVDVTQSSTNLLEFRRAVAEGRLKTSGNNVSVHLTLEDGSQYKETGTLQFAESSVAETVGTITVRAVFPNPDRILLPGMYVRATIQEGIAENSFVVPQRAVTRNTKGEPIAMFVTAEGKVQQRVLKVERSIGNSWLVNQGVADGDRVIVEGVQRVRDGQEVTVSPVTIDDATGEVKQAAADGKPSAEQAGLEKTDIKAASGVQK, from the coding sequence GTGCGAAAGCTCGCTCCTCCCACTTCTGCACTCGTATATCCGCCGACATCCAACCGCCTTTCAGCCGGCCGCTCGTCGCTGACCGCCGCAGGATTGATCGCTGCGATGTTACTGGCCGGCTGCAACCAGCAGAATTCCGCGCAGAACAATGCGCCGGTCGTAAAGACAGAAGTCAGCGCGATGTCGCTGCATCCGCAATCCGTCGCCATCACCGCCGAACTGCCTGGCCGCACCAGCGCCTATCTTGTCGCCGAAGTGCGGCCGCAGGTCGGCGGCATCATCCGCAGCCGCAATTTCAAGGAAGGCAGCGAAGTCAAGGAAGGCGACGTACTTTACGAGATCGATCCGTCCTCTTACCAGGCATCCTATGACAGTGCCGCCGCCGCCTTGCAAAAGGCCCAAGGCGCCTTGCCGAGTGCCCAGTCGAAGGTCGATCGCTACAAAAGCCTCACCCAGCAGGACGCGGTCAGCAAGCAGAACCTCGACGACGCGATTTCCACATTGGCCCAGGCCAATGCCGATGTGGCATCCGCAAAGGCTGCACTGGAAACGGCGCGCATCAATCTCGACTACACCAAGATGCGCGCGCCGATCGGCGGCCGCGTCGATGCCTCCACGGTCACGGTGGGCGCTCTCGTCACCGCCGATCAGACGACGGCGCTGACAACAATCCGTCAGCTCGATCCGATCAATGTCGATGTCACGCAGTCGAGCACCAACCTGCTCGAATTTCGCCGCGCCGTCGCGGAAGGTCGGCTGAAGACCAGCGGCAACAATGTTTCGGTTCACCTGACGCTCGAAGACGGCAGCCAATACAAGGAAACCGGCACGCTGCAGTTTGCCGAATCCTCCGTTGCGGAAACGGTCGGCACGATCACCGTGCGCGCTGTCTTCCCCAATCCGGATCGCATCCTGCTGCCGGGCATGTATGTTCGCGCCACCATTCAGGAAGGCATTGCCGAAAACAGCTTCGTGGTGCCGCAGCGCGCCGTGACCCGCAACACGAAGGGCGAACCGATCGCCATGTTCGTGACTGCGGAGGGCAAGGTACAGCAGCGGGTATTGAAGGTGGAACGCAGCATCGGCAATAGCTGGCTTGTCAACCAGGGCGTCGCCGACGGCGATCGCGTAATCGTCGAAGGCGTTCAGCGCGTCCGCGACGGTCAGGAAGTCACCGTGTCGCCGGTAACGATCGACGATGCGACCGGTGAAGTGAAGCAGGCCGCCGCCGATGGCAAGCCGTCTGCCGAGCAGGCCGGGCTGGAAAAGACCGATATCAAAGCCGCCTCCGGCGTCCAGAAGTGA
- a CDS encoding efflux RND transporter permease subunit: protein MNISEPFIKRPVGTTLLAIGLVILGIVAYRFLPVASLPTVDLPTIVVSSSRPGADPASMAASVAAPLERHLGTIAGVTQMTSVSSLGSSTIIIQFDLSRSVDGAAQDVQAALNAAATDLPGDLPTLPSFRKINPAAAPVLILALTSDNVSPSAIYDAADTVVVQRISQVDGVGGVTVSGADQPAIRVRLDPDRLSAMGLSLDAVRTAVVNANVLGPFGSIDGAGGAFSVAVNSQLKTPEAFGRIVVRSGDGTAVRLSDIATVEPGVRNSRSDAWYDGKPAVLLNITKQADANVIATVDGVKQLIPELQRLIPAGVNVSILSDRTTTIHASVTDMQWTLLATICLVMAVVFVFLRRATPTFAAGVTVPLSLAGTFAAMWLFGLSIDNLSLMALAVSVGFVVDDAIVMIENIYANLETGMKPMRAALEGAKQIGFTVISISLSLLAAFIPLFFMGGIVGRFFQTFSLTLGFTIVVSTLVSLTLTPMICGHRLRQHDIDARPGAFGRIVEGTLSAVTGFYGRTLRAVLHHRLLSVVVIIACVVMTGYLYVKVPKGFIPQDDTGFIQGGTQAATDISYPAMVKLQQLAADIVAKDPAVSGVGSSVGGGGFSSSVNRGQLFISLKPESERAPTADVIDRLRKQLMAVPGLSTFLFSPGDIRAGARQSQSQYQFTIWGANYDELVEWAPKVLERLQALPGLTDVATDRQPNGLQATVNIDRTLASQLGVNIQSIDSALNNAFAQRQISTIYTQRNQYRVVLEANPDYALDPQDISKLYVPASGGTQVPLSAVASIDRTLAPLVVNHQGQYPAVTISYNLALNTPLQVANDAIQKAVLDMHLPDTLHADFAGDAASVTQSSGSQPLLLLAALLTVYIVLGILYESLAHPLTIISTLPSAGLGALLALAISGTELTIIAFIGIILLIGIVKKNGIMMVDFALQGERTLGLSSEEAIYQACLKRFRPILMTTLAALMGAIPLIIATGPGAELRRPLGITIVGGLVVSQVLTLYTTPIIYLMLAKLHAKWSPKAQATVPPVSPLST, encoded by the coding sequence ATGAACATCTCCGAGCCGTTTATCAAACGCCCTGTCGGGACGACGCTTCTGGCGATCGGGCTGGTGATCCTCGGCATCGTTGCCTATCGCTTCCTGCCGGTTGCAAGCCTGCCGACGGTGGATTTGCCAACCATTGTCGTTTCTTCAAGCCGCCCCGGGGCCGATCCGGCCAGTATGGCGGCGAGCGTGGCCGCCCCGCTGGAGCGTCACCTCGGAACCATTGCCGGCGTCACTCAAATGACGTCCGTCAGCTCGCTCGGATCGAGCACGATCATCATCCAGTTCGACCTGTCGCGCAGCGTCGATGGTGCCGCGCAGGATGTGCAGGCGGCATTGAACGCGGCTGCGACGGACCTGCCCGGCGATCTGCCCACTCTCCCGTCCTTCCGCAAGATCAACCCGGCTGCGGCCCCCGTTCTCATCCTGGCGCTGACCTCGGACAATGTCTCTCCGAGCGCCATCTATGATGCAGCCGATACCGTGGTGGTGCAGCGCATTTCACAGGTGGATGGCGTCGGCGGTGTGACCGTGAGCGGTGCCGACCAGCCCGCCATCCGCGTCCGGCTGGATCCAGACCGGCTTTCGGCCATGGGCCTCTCGCTCGATGCGGTCCGTACGGCGGTCGTCAATGCCAACGTTCTCGGCCCCTTCGGCTCGATCGACGGTGCGGGCGGCGCTTTCTCCGTCGCCGTCAACAGCCAGTTGAAGACGCCGGAAGCCTTCGGGCGGATCGTGGTGCGCAGCGGCGACGGCACGGCGGTTCGTCTTTCGGATATCGCCACTGTCGAGCCGGGTGTGCGCAACAGCCGCTCGGATGCCTGGTACGACGGCAAGCCGGCCGTGCTGCTTAACATCACCAAGCAGGCGGATGCGAACGTCATCGCCACCGTCGATGGCGTTAAGCAGCTGATCCCGGAGCTGCAGCGGCTCATTCCTGCCGGCGTGAATGTTTCCATTCTTTCCGATCGAACCACCACGATTCATGCCAGCGTCACCGATATGCAATGGACGCTGCTTGCCACTATCTGCCTGGTCATGGCCGTTGTCTTCGTCTTCCTGCGACGGGCAACGCCGACCTTTGCCGCGGGTGTGACGGTGCCTCTGTCGCTTGCCGGCACTTTTGCCGCGATGTGGCTCTTCGGGCTGTCGATCGACAATCTTTCCCTCATGGCGCTTGCCGTTTCCGTCGGCTTCGTCGTCGACGACGCCATCGTCATGATCGAGAACATTTATGCCAATCTGGAAACTGGCATGAAGCCGATGCGAGCGGCGCTCGAAGGGGCGAAGCAGATCGGCTTTACCGTCATTTCCATCAGCCTGTCGCTGCTTGCTGCCTTCATCCCGCTGTTCTTCATGGGCGGTATCGTCGGCCGGTTCTTTCAGACCTTCTCGCTGACGCTCGGCTTCACTATCGTCGTTTCGACGCTGGTATCCCTCACGCTGACGCCGATGATCTGCGGCCATCGACTGCGTCAGCACGATATCGACGCTCGGCCCGGCGCGTTTGGCCGTATCGTCGAAGGCACGCTTAGCGCCGTTACGGGCTTTTACGGCCGCACGCTGCGGGCGGTGCTGCATCACCGCCTCCTTTCGGTCGTCGTCATCATCGCCTGTGTGGTCATGACGGGCTATCTCTACGTCAAGGTTCCAAAGGGCTTCATTCCGCAGGACGACACCGGCTTTATCCAGGGCGGGACGCAGGCTGCGACCGATATTTCCTATCCGGCCATGGTGAAGCTCCAGCAGCTGGCGGCGGATATCGTTGCCAAGGACCCGGCGGTGTCAGGTGTCGGCTCTTCCGTCGGCGGGGGCGGCTTTTCAAGCTCCGTCAATCGGGGCCAGCTTTTCATCTCGCTGAAGCCGGAATCGGAGCGTGCGCCGACCGCCGATGTCATAGACCGGCTCCGCAAGCAGTTGATGGCGGTCCCGGGCCTCAGCACATTCCTGTTTTCGCCGGGCGATATCCGCGCCGGCGCGCGCCAGTCGCAATCGCAATATCAGTTCACGATCTGGGGTGCGAATTACGACGAGCTGGTGGAATGGGCGCCTAAGGTTTTGGAACGTCTGCAAGCTCTTCCAGGATTGACCGATGTTGCCACCGACAGGCAGCCCAACGGCCTGCAGGCGACCGTCAATATCGATCGTACCCTCGCTTCCCAGCTCGGCGTCAACATCCAGTCGATCGATTCCGCGCTCAACAACGCCTTTGCGCAGCGACAGATCTCGACGATCTATACACAGCGCAACCAGTATCGCGTCGTATTGGAGGCGAATCCCGACTATGCGCTCGATCCCCAAGATATTTCCAAGCTTTACGTGCCGGCATCAGGCGGCACGCAGGTGCCATTGAGCGCGGTGGCGTCGATCGACCGGACGCTCGCGCCGCTGGTGGTCAATCACCAAGGTCAATATCCCGCCGTCACCATCTCCTACAATCTGGCGCTCAACACGCCGCTGCAGGTGGCGAACGACGCCATTCAGAAGGCGGTGCTCGACATGCATCTGCCTGATACGCTGCATGCGGATTTCGCCGGCGATGCGGCGAGCGTTACCCAGTCGTCCGGCAGCCAGCCGTTGTTGCTGCTGGCGGCATTGCTGACGGTCTATATCGTTCTCGGCATTCTCTATGAAAGCCTGGCGCATCCGCTGACGATCATCTCGACGCTGCCCTCGGCCGGTCTCGGCGCGCTGCTGGCGCTCGCTATCAGCGGCACGGAGCTGACGATCATCGCCTTCATCGGCATCATTCTCTTGATCGGCATCGTCAAGAAGAACGGCATCATGATGGTGGATTTCGCCCTGCAAGGCGAGCGCACGCTCGGCCTGTCTTCAGAGGAAGCCATCTATCAGGCTTGCCTCAAGCGTTTCCGCCCCATCCTGATGACGACGCTCGCCGCGCTTATGGGCGCCATCCCGCTGATCATTGCAACAGGGCCCGGTGCGGAGCTGCGCCGCCCGCTCGGGATCACCATCGTCGGCGGCCTCGTCGTGTCGCAGGTGCTGACGCTCTATACCACGCCGATCATCTATCTGATGCTTGCCAAGCTGCATGCAAAATGGTCGCCGAAGGCGCAAGCCACGGTGCCGCCAGTATCTCCGCTCTCAACTTGA
- a CDS encoding FitA-like ribbon-helix-helix domain-containing protein: MASMTIRNIDDHLKTRLRIRAAAHGRSMEDEARDILRAALSTEEKRQPNLAETIRRRMAASGGVVLDIAPREPIRPVDLDP, encoded by the coding sequence ATGGCCAGTATGACGATCCGCAACATCGACGATCATTTAAAGACCCGGCTGCGCATTCGCGCCGCTGCACACGGGCGATCGATGGAGGATGAGGCGCGAGACATTCTGCGGGCGGCCTTGTCGACGGAAGAAAAGCGTCAGCCCAATTTGGCTGAGACAATCCGTCGTCGCATGGCTGCAAGTGGTGGGGTCGTGCTGGATATTGCCCCACGCGAACCAATCCGCCCGGTCGATCTCGATCCGTGA
- a CDS encoding type II toxin-antitoxin system VapC family toxin, translated as MIILDTNVISDLLAPSPSPMVEAWLAAQPPLAIFTTATTEAEILYGLRLLPAGRRRSELEAAILPIFEEDFAGRILPFDSEAAGAYSFIATSRRRAGKPISQFDAQIAAIVASRGATLATRNVSDFLDTGIAVVNPWDYRG; from the coding sequence GTGATCATTCTCGACACGAATGTCATTTCTGACCTATTGGCACCATCACCATCGCCAATGGTTGAAGCTTGGCTCGCTGCCCAGCCCCCTCTCGCCATCTTTACGACGGCAACGACGGAGGCGGAGATCCTTTACGGCCTCCGGCTGCTGCCTGCGGGCCGACGTCGAAGCGAATTGGAAGCTGCCATTCTCCCGATATTCGAAGAGGATTTCGCCGGAAGAATTCTCCCCTTCGATAGCGAAGCTGCGGGTGCATATTCTTTCATTGCAACATCGCGGCGTCGGGCCGGCAAGCCGATCAGCCAGTTCGATGCTCAGATCGCCGCAATTGTAGCGTCGCGAGGAGCAACCCTTGCAACCCGTAACGTGTCGGATTTCCTGGACACCGGAATAGCTGTCGTCAATCCGTGGGACTATCGGGGCTGA